DNA sequence from the Delphinus delphis chromosome 7, mDelDel1.2, whole genome shotgun sequence genome:
CAGTGTTCGCGAAAGGCCTGCTCGTAGAAGTAGCAGGCCAGAACGATGGTGGCCGGCACGGTGTAGAGCACGCTGAAGACGCCGATGCGCACCATGAGCTTCTCCAGCTTCTCGGTCTTGGTGCCGTCGTGCTTCATGATGGTGCGGATGCGGAACAGCGACACGAAGCCGGCCAGCAGGAAGGACGTGCCGATGAAGAGGTAGACGAACAGGGGCGCCAGCACGAAGCCCCGCAGCGCGTCCACGCTGGACAGGCCCACGTAGCACACCCCGCTGAGCAGGTCCCCGTCCACCTGGCCCATGGCCAGGATGGTGATAGTCTTGACAGCGGGCACCGCCCACGCGGCCAGGTGGAAGTACTGCGAGTTGGCCTCGATGGCCTCGTGGCCCCACTTCATGCCGGCCGCCAGGAACCAGGTGAGCGACAGGATGACCCACCAGATGGAACTGGCCATGCCGAAGAAGTAGAGCACCATGAAGAGGATGGTGCAACCTTCCTTCTTGGTGCCCTGCGCCACCGTGCGGTAGCCGTCGTCTGAGAAGCGCTCCACGCACACCGCGCGGTCCTCCAACAGGAAGCCGGCCACGTGCGCCACGGCCACCATGAAATAGCAGCCCGATAGGAAGATGATAGGCCGCTCTGGGTAGCTGAAGCGCCGCATGTCCACTAGGTAGGTAAGCACGGTGAAGAGCGTCGAGGCGCAGCACAGCACTGACCACACGCCCACCCAGAGGCGGGCGAAGCGCCTCTCTTCCTCCTTAAAGTACATGAGGCCGTTGGCGCGGCCCGGCTCGCAAGGGGCGCCGCAGTCGCGCTCCCCCAGGAAACGGTAGCCGAGGTAGGGGGGTACCTTGAGCTGGCGTGGGCACGAGAAGGGGAAGGCTGAGCGGCCCCTGCC
Encoded proteins:
- the FZD7 gene encoding frizzled-7, with amino-acid sequence MLGPCAAPSRSPLGLCTLVIALLGALPAGAGAQQYHGEKGISVPDHGFCQPISIPLCTDIAYNQTILPNLLGHTNQEDAGLEVHQFYPLVKVQCSPELRFFLCSMYAPVCTVLDKAIPPCRSLCERARQGCEALMNKFGFQWPERLRCENFPVHGAGEICVGQNTSDGSGSAGGGPTAYPTAPYMPDLPFTALPPGAADGRGRSAFPFSCPRQLKVPPYLGYRFLGERDCGAPCEPGRANGLMYFKEEERRFARLWVGVWSVLCCASTLFTVLTYLVDMRRFSYPERPIIFLSGCYFMVAVAHVAGFLLEDRAVCVERFSDDGYRTVAQGTKKEGCTILFMVLYFFGMASSIWWVILSLTWFLAAGMKWGHEAIEANSQYFHLAAWAVPAVKTITILAMGQVDGDLLSGVCYVGLSSVDALRGFVLAPLFVYLFIGTSFLLAGFVSLFRIRTIMKHDGTKTEKLEKLMVRIGVFSVLYTVPATIVLACYFYEQAFREHWERTWLLQTCKSYAVPCPPGHFPPMSPDFTVFMIKYLMTMIVGITTGFWIWSGKTLQSWRRFYHRLSHSSKGETAV